Proteins encoded within one genomic window of Argiope bruennichi chromosome 7, qqArgBrue1.1, whole genome shotgun sequence:
- the LOC129976419 gene encoding gastrula zinc finger protein XlCGF8.2DB-like, whose product MEKEATYICDICKENADANEKKSKNYRWLVSIKTLFQCAKCSKYFNIGFSATDKISMTDASKNSEQELVTGQSENVNADEGSRTVHRLQERKPVELKEIPHKCDICLRTFKTKTGLRSHKKVHDENNPYRCKVCHMQCTSKANYKEHLDKHSNKRRYKCSFCTSAFKFKKGLKEHMNIHDDNNPFRCELCNKSCTSKQGIERHMSSHSNERRYKCTVCPSMFKTKNNLTTHMKVHKDQNPFRCELCNKSCASKQGLEWHMSKHSNARRYKCGQCSSKFKIKASLIKHKYVHKKQNPYRCKECNKNCYSTTSLKQHMASHSDARPYRCHICSSSYKAKYNLIIHRKNKHEEDSLK is encoded by the coding sequence ATGGAGAAAGAAGCCACATACATTTGTGATATTTGCAAAGAAAATGCAGAtgccaatgaaaaaaaatcaaaaaattatcgctggcttgtttcaataaaaacattattccaGTGTGCTAAATGTTCGAAATACTTCAACATAGGATTCAGTGCTACGGATAAGATATCAATGACTGATGCGTCAAAAAATTCAGAGCAAGAATTAGTTACCGGGCAGAGTGAAAATGTGAATGCCGATGAAGGTTCCAGAACTGTACACAGACTCCAAGAAAGAAAGCCAGTCGAATTAAAGGAAATACCGCACAAATGTGATATTTGCCTTCGAACCTTCAAAACCAAAACAGGTCTTCGAAGCCATAAGAAAGTACACGACGAGAATAACCCTTATAGATGCAAGGTTTGTCATATGCAATGTACATCTAAAGCaaattacaaagaacatttaGACAAACATTCCAACAAAAGACgttataaatgcagtttttgtACTTCggcctttaaatttaaaaaaggtctTAAGGAACACATGAATATACACGATGACAATAATCCTTTCAGGTGTGAATTGTGCAACAAGAGTTGTACTAGTAAACAAGGCATTGAAAGACACATGTCCAGTCATTCAAATGAAAGGCGTTACAAGTGTACTGTTTGTCCTTCgatgtttaaaactaaaaataacctAACTACGCATATGAAAGTACATAAAGATCAGAATCCTTTCAGATGTGAATTGTGCAACAAGAGTTGTGCTTCTAAACAAGGACTTGAATGGCACATGTCCAAACATTCGAATGCGAGACGTTACAAGTGTGGACAATGTTCTtcgaagtttaaaattaaagctaGTCTTATTAAGCATAAGTACGTACATAAAAAGCAGAATCCTTACCGGTGTAAAGAGTGCAATAAGAACTGCTATTCTACAACCAGTCTCAAACAGCACATGGCGTCTCATTCCGATGCAAGGCCTTACAGGTGTCATATTTGTTCTTCGTCCTACAAAGCAAAATATAATCTCATTATTCACAGGAAGAATAAACATGAAGAggatagtttgaaataa